The stretch of DNA TAGGTCGCTCACCTTGCCTTCCACCGGTTTGTTTCGTCCGCCATAACCGGAAAGAAACTGCGGTTCCTCGGGTGTAATCACCGCCTTCGCGAAACCGGCAGACCACAGAGAAGACGACTCCTTCTCAGCAGCCGGTAATTCCGACGTGAACGAGAGCGCGACAGAAACCATAGCCAACGGTAAAAACAGACGGAAACATTTCATAAAAAGATTCGCTTTCTGGAAGACGAACGAGCAACATCGTGGTGCGGCGGGGTGTATTGGTTTGCGTTTTAAAAGATGAACCACGAAAGAAACGAAAGACACGAATAATGACCTACGTGTTTCATCCGATTATTGTTTTGAGTTCTACATCAGCTTCGCAAGTGCTTGTCATTATTCGCTGCAAGTTTTCGTACTACAAACAGTCAAAGCTTGCGCGCCGTACGCAAGTTTTCTGCGGCGGCTTGCGTTGTTCCTCGCGGATTCACACGTACTTTAAAATCAGCCACCAACTCAATCCCCCTTTTTTCGTATCATGAATTACACAGGTGCGTGGTTCGGCACGGAACGCACAATGCGACGGCAAGCCGTCGGTTTGGGATGATAGTGAGTCACGCTCGGAAATCTGTGTTTTATCCGTGTTCAATCTGTGGCTAAGAAAATAGCAGTCCTGTTGGATTGCGGCACTGCTGCGCTGGGTCTTTCGTTTTTTTCGTGGTTAACTTCCTGAATACCACAAATTAGGGATACATCACACGACCGGCTCAGTGGGTGAGTGGTGTTTGGTAATGAAAGCATCGTAGACCCAACCGCCGATCACGCCTCCGACCAGTGGTCCGACGATGGGGACCCAGAAGAAATAATCGTGTGCAGAGAAGACGCCGCTGCCCCACCCGGCCACAGCGGTAAATAGCCGCGGACCGAAATCACGCGCGGGATTGATCGCGTATCCGCAATTGATTCCATAGGTCATACCGATCAAAAACACGGCCATCCCGACGACGACCGGCGCGAAATTCATTTTCGGCGCGACGTTCTTCTCATCAGAGATCGCAAAGATCAATAACAATAAAAGCGCCGTCCCCACGACCTGATCGACAAAGCCGCCGGGGAAGTTGCTCAAATATTCTTGCGGATAGGTGGCCCAAATTCCAGCCGTCGCATGCTCGGCAGTCGGCCCGGGAATTTGCCGCACGCCGCCGTCATAATGCTCGATCGCTTCATGATACGTGGCGAATATCAATGCCGAGGCGACAAACGCACCGGCGACCTGTGCCACCATATACGGCAGGACTTTATTCCAGGCAAATCCCCGATGGCATGCCAAAGCCAGCGTCACCGCCGGGTTGAGATGTGCTCCGGAAACCCCACCCGCCACATAAACCCCCATCGCGACTGCGAGTCCCCAGCCGACGTTGATGGAAAAAAAGTCGCCGAATTGCGATCCCCCCAAGGTCACCTGCGCGTTCACCCCCACGCCAAAGACGATCAAAATGAACGTCCCAATGAATTCTGCCGACAACTCACGCGTCAGTCCTTGTTGCATGTGGGTCTCCACTACGTTGATTTTCGGTCTCGGGGAGTTGTTTAAAGACAGCTGTGAGCCAGTCCACGATCTTCTGAAATAGGGAACGTCTGTGTTTTGGCACCGGCTTCGCCCCATCTTTATCGTTCGCACCCTTTTCATCAAGACACTTGCGACAACCGATGGCTATTTGATGGGACCGATGAGTTCGTGGTTCCAGGAAACGCCTGCCAACCACAGCGCACCCGCTCATCATGTGGTTGAAATACGGAGCGGAGTTTCTATGCTGTGTAGGCACAAATCGACATTCGTTTGCGAAGTGCCTGCCTCACCATGGCACACTGTTCTACTCAGTCTCCGGGGACGTTCATGTTACGTATGCTAGCGGGCTTGCCGGTGCTAGGCCGAGTCTGGCTGTACTCCCTGCTGGTGGGGGCTTATAGCGGGTTGGCAGTCTGGAAAGAGCATTCACCGCTCAGAGACCGATGGGACCAACCGGCGCAAATCCATGAGGTCTTCGGACTGATCTTGGGATTGTTTTTGGTCTTTTGGACCAATCGCGCCTACGAACGTTGGTGGGAAGCCCGCACCTTGTGGGGACAATTGGTCAATACCAGCCGCAACCAGGCGGTCAAACTGAAGAACCTTCTCAAACTTCCGGCGAGTGACTTACGTCAATGTGAGTCCATCCTCATCGGCTTTCCCTACGCACTGAAGGCACATCTCCGAGAAGGCTGCGAGCTGAAACAAGTGCCCGGCTTTGCAGACTCGGCTGACAATCCAGACCACGTCCCCATTTATTTAGTGTCGTTGTTATATGACCGTTTTCGCAAATGGCATCAAATGGAATTGATCACCGGCGATGAATTGCGGATCTTGGACCTGGAGGCGACCCAACTGTTAGAAATCTGTGGCGCCTGTGAACGGATCCGCAATACACTGATTGCCAACTCCTATCGACGCTTCATTCAGCAACTGGTGATTCTGCATCTGATAGCGCTCCCCTGGGGTTTGGCACAGGAGTTCGGCGATGCCACGGTGGTCATTGTGACGATCGCCGCCTATTTCATGATTGGCGTAACGGTCATCGCTCATGCGATCGAAGAACCGTTCGGCCGCGACGAAGACGATCTCGATTTGAATCAGCTATGCGATAAAATCGAGGGCGGGGTGCGAGAGATATTTGCGAGGCAAATGCCGCTGAATTCGCAAAGTTCTTAGTTCCCAGCCAAATTCAGCGTAGTCATTTTAGGATTATAAGGACTATGCGGGTAAAAAATGTGAAAGCGCGTCTACCCGAGCGAGTGTTGCGGTGTATAGTCTTAAGTAAGCGAACCTCCCGCAAAACACGTTTTACTGGGAATTTCGTCCGGATTCACTGCAAGTCGTTTCAAAACCCTCTGCTGCATCTCGCGGACACTAAAATGTAAGTGTCCGCAACAAGCGCAAAGTGGTTTTGAAACTGGTTCTAGGGCCCCTTCAGGTAGCGGATCCCCAACGTTAACAAGCCGAGACCCCATCAGGGCGGACTTGAGGATGGATACGACCGGAAAAGAGAATCCTCCAGAAAACGACGCGGATGGTGTTTCTCAAAGCGCTGAGGCTGCCAGCCCGGACGCTGGGGATACCAAACCGGACGCGAATCGTGACATGTATCAGTCGACGATTTCTTCGGGAGTCGTTAGTGATGACGAAGGCTCGATGCAAATCAATGCCACGCCCAACGACAAAGCGTCGATTGACCCCAAAGCCCGCGTGGGCACCTTTGTCGGGAAATACCGCATCACGAAAATCATCGGCAGCGGCGGCATGGGAGTTGTCTATGCCGCGCATGACCCGATTATCAGTCGCGAAGTCGCCATCAAATTTCTCTCAGGAAAAGCGGCGGGCGATGACACTGCACTGAAACGTTTCGTGCAAGAGGCGCGGGCAGTCGGGCAACTACAACACCCCAATGTGGTGGGCTTGTTCGAAGTCGATCAAACCGACGGCATTTGGTATCTGGTAATGGAACTGGTGGACCAAGGGACCGCCTCGGACTTGCTCGAATCGGAAAAGACAATCTCGTGGCAGCGTGCCACACGAATCATCGCCGATGCGTGTCGAGGTTTGGTCGCCGCCCACGAGAAAGGGCTGATTCATCGCGACATCAAACCCGATAACATTATGCTCACCGGCGACGGAACGGCGAAGATATCGGATTTTGGATTAGCGAAAATCGAAGACAGTGCCGCGCCGACATTGACACAAATCAATCAAGTGCTGGGCACGCCGCACTACATGAGTCCCGAACAGTGCCGCAGTTCCACGGTGGATGCCCGGAGCGACATTTATTCGCTGGGAGCGACCTATTTTGACTTGCTGACCGGCGCGCCCCCCTACGCTCATTCCACAGACGTGATGCAAATCATGTTCGCGCAGTGTAACGAGCCAACCCCCGACCCGGGAGAACTTGCCGAGGACTTGCCGCCGCTATGCCGTGGAATCATCGAACAGGCAATGGCTAAGGATCCCGCCGACCGTTATCAGTCCGCCCAGGAAATGCTAACGGACCTGCAAATTTTACTTGAGACTTCGACTGATAGCCGTGACTCACTGGCTGTCGCGGAACGTCTGTCTCAACTCAGCGGCAGCCGCTCCGCCCTGCGGTCCGGAGTCCAGGAGCCTCACGCTGGTGCCGGACGTCGCAAGTTTCTGATTGCCGGTCTTATCAGCCTGCTCACACTGGCCGTGTTGAGTATTCCGTTTATCCTCCTGCGTGGCAAACATTCCGAGTTTGATTCCAGCGCAGCGCCGAGCGTTGTCCCTCCAGTAATTCCTGAAGGACCGCCGATCAAGATTGGGATTCTGCATTCCCTGTCTGGAACGATGGCGCTCAGCGAAAGCGGGGTCGTCGATGCCATGTTGCTGGCCGTGGAGGAACTGAACAACAGTGGCGGTGTATTAGGTCGCCCTGTCGAAGCGGTCGTCGCGGACGGAGAGTCGAACGACGCAGTTTTCAAAAAAGTGGCCGAACAGCTGATCAACAAAGATAAAGTCGTCACGATTTTTGGCTGCTGGACCTCTTCGAGTCGCAAACAGGTCAAATCGGTTGTTGAAGAACACGACCAACTGTTGATCTACCCTTTGCAATACGAAGGGTTGGAGCAATCGCCGAACATCATCTACACCGGAGCTGCGCCGAATCAGCAAATTCTGCCGGCAGTGCAATGGGCCTATGCGTTTCAGAAACGGCGGCGGTTCTTTATCGTGGGATCTGACTATGTCTTCCCCCGCGCCGCAGGCGCCATCGTGACCGATGAATTGCGGGAGATGGGACTCGAACCGGTCGGCGAAGCCTACGTCCCGATGGGACATTCAGAGTTTAGTGAGATTGCTGCGCAAATCGTCGAATCCAAGACCGATGTCATTTTGAATTTGATCAACGGCGAAAGCAACGTCCATTTTTTCCATGCTTTGCGTATGGCGGGCATCCACTCGGAAGATGTGCCGACCATTTCGTTCAGCATTGCCGAACCGGAACTCCGCGCCCTCAATACCAGCGAGATGGAGGGGGACTTTGCCGCCTGGAACTATTTCCACTCGTTGGATACCCCGGCGAATGAGGAATTCGTCGCCAAGTTCCAAAAGAAATACAACGCGACTCGACTCATATCCGACCCCATGGAAACCGGATATTTCAGCATCCTTCTGTGGGCAAAAGCCGTGGAACAAGCAGGAACCACCGATGTTGCTGCAATCCGCGCCGCTATGCTCAACCAAAGTCTGGCTGCTCCCGAAGGGGAGGTCAGCATCGACCCCGAAACCGGGCACACATGGCAGCCGTTTCTGATCGGCCAAGTCAATGACAAAGGCCGATTCGAGATTGTTTGGAATTCCCCCAAAGCCATAGCTCCGGAACCCTTTCCGGACACCCGTACGCGGAAAGAATGGGAGCAATTCTTGAACGAGCTGAAGGCCGGGTGGAATGGCCAATGGTCGGCGCCGGCGGACTGATTTCGTCCAGCAGCCCCAGAAACTTCCCCGTAGCGACACCGGTCCGCCTTGGCAGTCGCCTGATTTCCCTTGGCGCAAGGCAGCAAAGCACTTACGCTACATACTAATGAACATTGATGTGTTCCTGCCTCTCAGTGGCAAATGGTTGACGCTCGGTGCGTTTAACTTGCCCGTAGAGCATCCGCTTTGCCCAAGGGAAACGAACATCGTGCGTGGGATTGTCTTTTTGCTCAGCGGGATTGCCCTGGCTGCCGTGCCCGGCAACTTACATGCGGACCATTCGTCCGAGACGCTGGAGACGTTGTCCCACCTAGCAGTCGCTCCCCAACAAGTCGTGCTGGAAGGACCGCGTGCGCGTACGGTTCTGATTGTCGATGGAACCACAGCCAATGGGCAAAAAATCGACGTCACCCGCGATGCGCAATTTGCTGTGCTCGACACTTCCGTGGCCAACATCGCCCCCAACGGTGTGGTCCGCGGCATCGCGGATGGGAAAACAGAAGTCGTCGTGACTGTTGCCGAGAAAACGATCCACGTCCCGGTCACTATCTATGCTTCCCAAGCACCCCAACAGTTCCATTTCGAAAACGACATCGTCCCACTGCTCACTCGATACGGTTGCAACACGTCTGGTTGTCACGGTAAAGCCGAAGGACAAAACGGTTTCAAACTGTCGGTGTTCGGATTCCAACCCGATGATGACTATGCGGCACTGACCAAAGAGAACCGAGGTCGTCGCGTGAGCACGACGATGCCCGAGACCAGTTTGATGCTCACCAAGGCCAGCGGCGGCGTACCACACGGCGGCGGGATTCGACTGCGCAAAGGCTCGGGCGATTATCGCACGCTCCGCAATTGGATCGACGCCGGCACACCCTTTGGCAACGACGATGCGGCAACCGTTGCCAAAATCACCGTGTCTCCTAGTGAGCGGCAATTGACCATGCAAGCGCAACAACAACTGCGCGTCGTGGCGACTTATACCGATGGCCGCGAAGTTGACGTGACCGCTCATGCACAATTCCAATCGAACAACGACGCGCTGGGCAAGGTCGATGAGTTTGGGCTGGTGACCGCCGGCGACTCTCCCGGCGACGTAGCCGTCATGGCCAGTTATATGGGCGCCGTCGATGTCTTCCGCTCGTTGATTCCTCGCACCGAGACCATCGCCGATTACCCCGCTGTCACGGAATCAAACTTCATCGACCCGCTCATTCACGACAAGCTGCGAAAACTAAATATCTTACCGGCTGGTCCGGCAGATGACGCCACCTATTTGCGGCGGGTCTATCTGGACGTCATCGGTACCTTACCGACACCGGCTGAATCCCGCGCATTTTTGTCCGATTCGCGTCCCAATCGCCGCGCACTTCTGGTGGACAAGTTGCTCGCGCGTCCCGAATACGCCGATTACCAGGCGCTGAAATGGTCGGACTTATTACGTGTCAATCGTTTGGCCTTGGGGCATAAGGGGGCTTATGCCTATTACCGTTGGATTCGCGACACCTTTCGCGACAACAAACCGATGGACGCCTTTGCTGCCGAATTGGTTACAGCCGCCGGCCCCACGTCCGAAGCGCCGGCGGCGCACTTTTATAAGGTCGCCGGAGATGCACACAAACGGGCGGCAACATTTTCGCAGGTCTTTTTAGGCGTCCGCATTGAATGTGCACAGTGCCACCACCATCCGCAAGACCGCTGGAGTCAAACAGACTATTACGGCATGCACGCGTTCTTCACGCAGCCGACGTTCCAAGCTTCCAATCTGGGAGAACTACTCACCACCAGCGGGCAAGAAAAGTCGGTGCATCCGCGCACCAACCAAGAAATCTTCGCCTATCCACTCGCCACGCCCTACCCCAAACATACCCCCACCGGAGACCGCCGCGAACGACTCGCGGATTGGCTGACCGACGCTGAAAACCCGTGGTTCGCCCGCAACATTGTGAATCGTGCCTGGGCGCATTTTCTGGGACGAGGGTTGGTGGAACCGATTGATGATTTCCGTCTGACGAATCCTCCGTCGAATCCGCAATTGCTCGATGCTCTGGCACGCGAGTTTGTCGAGAATGGTTACGACTATCAGCACCTGATCCGCACCATCACCGCTTCAGCCGCCTACCAACGCGCCTCGACGGTCAATGAAACCAACCGGCGGGATGAACAAAACTATTCGCGATTCCTGTTCAAGCGTATCGACGCCGAAGTCTTGTTGGATGCCGTGGTACAGGTCACCGGCGTGCCTGAAAAGTTTGCCGGAGTCGCCGCCGGCTATCGCGCGATTCAATTGTGGGACAGCCAAGTCCCGCACTATTTCCTCAAAACATTCGGCCGACCGGTGCGAGCGACCGCCTGCAGTTGCGAACGGACCGCGGCGCCGACCGTGGGGCAAGTGCTACACGTTTTGAACTCACCCGAGATTCAAGAAAAACTCTCCCACCAAGGGGGCCGTATCGCCGGCATG from Symmachiella dynata encodes:
- a CDS encoding DUF1553 domain-containing protein yields the protein MRGIVFLLSGIALAAVPGNLHADHSSETLETLSHLAVAPQQVVLEGPRARTVLIVDGTTANGQKIDVTRDAQFAVLDTSVANIAPNGVVRGIADGKTEVVVTVAEKTIHVPVTIYASQAPQQFHFENDIVPLLTRYGCNTSGCHGKAEGQNGFKLSVFGFQPDDDYAALTKENRGRRVSTTMPETSLMLTKASGGVPHGGGIRLRKGSGDYRTLRNWIDAGTPFGNDDAATVAKITVSPSERQLTMQAQQQLRVVATYTDGREVDVTAHAQFQSNNDALGKVDEFGLVTAGDSPGDVAVMASYMGAVDVFRSLIPRTETIADYPAVTESNFIDPLIHDKLRKLNILPAGPADDATYLRRVYLDVIGTLPTPAESRAFLSDSRPNRRALLVDKLLARPEYADYQALKWSDLLRVNRLALGHKGAYAYYRWIRDTFRDNKPMDAFAAELVTAAGPTSEAPAAHFYKVAGDAHKRAATFSQVFLGVRIECAQCHHHPQDRWSQTDYYGMHAFFTQPTFQASNLGELLTTSGQEKSVHPRTNQEIFAYPLATPYPKHTPTGDRRERLADWLTDAENPWFARNIVNRAWAHFLGRGLVEPIDDFRLTNPPSNPQLLDALAREFVENGYDYQHLIRTITASAAYQRASTVNETNRRDEQNYSRFLFKRIDAEVLLDAVVQVTGVPEKFAGVAAGYRAIQLWDSQVPHYFLKTFGRPVRATACSCERTAAPTVGQVLHVLNSPEIQEKLSHQGGRIAGMLRSGTDDETFINELSLACFSRPPTEAEQAKLMEHLQGKQGPARQQAAEDIAWSMLNSMEFLFNH
- a CDS encoding MIP family channel protein; the encoded protein is MQQGLTRELSAEFIGTFILIVFGVGVNAQVTLGGSQFGDFFSINVGWGLAVAMGVYVAGGVSGAHLNPAVTLALACHRGFAWNKVLPYMVAQVAGAFVASALIFATYHEAIEHYDGGVRQIPGPTAEHATAGIWATYPQEYLSNFPGGFVDQVVGTALLLLLIFAISDEKNVAPKMNFAPVVVGMAVFLIGMTYGINCGYAINPARDFGPRLFTAVAGWGSGVFSAHDYFFWVPIVGPLVGGVIGGWVYDAFITKHHSPTEPVV
- a CDS encoding transporter substrate-binding protein codes for the protein MDTTGKENPPENDADGVSQSAEAASPDAGDTKPDANRDMYQSTISSGVVSDDEGSMQINATPNDKASIDPKARVGTFVGKYRITKIIGSGGMGVVYAAHDPIISREVAIKFLSGKAAGDDTALKRFVQEARAVGQLQHPNVVGLFEVDQTDGIWYLVMELVDQGTASDLLESEKTISWQRATRIIADACRGLVAAHEKGLIHRDIKPDNIMLTGDGTAKISDFGLAKIEDSAAPTLTQINQVLGTPHYMSPEQCRSSTVDARSDIYSLGATYFDLLTGAPPYAHSTDVMQIMFAQCNEPTPDPGELAEDLPPLCRGIIEQAMAKDPADRYQSAQEMLTDLQILLETSTDSRDSLAVAERLSQLSGSRSALRSGVQEPHAGAGRRKFLIAGLISLLTLAVLSIPFILLRGKHSEFDSSAAPSVVPPVIPEGPPIKIGILHSLSGTMALSESGVVDAMLLAVEELNNSGGVLGRPVEAVVADGESNDAVFKKVAEQLINKDKVVTIFGCWTSSSRKQVKSVVEEHDQLLIYPLQYEGLEQSPNIIYTGAAPNQQILPAVQWAYAFQKRRRFFIVGSDYVFPRAAGAIVTDELREMGLEPVGEAYVPMGHSEFSEIAAQIVESKTDVILNLINGESNVHFFHALRMAGIHSEDVPTISFSIAEPELRALNTSEMEGDFAAWNYFHSLDTPANEEFVAKFQKKYNATRLISDPMETGYFSILLWAKAVEQAGTTDVAAIRAAMLNQSLAAPEGEVSIDPETGHTWQPFLIGQVNDKGRFEIVWNSPKAIAPEPFPDTRTRKEWEQFLNELKAGWNGQWSAPAD
- a CDS encoding bestrophin family protein, producing the protein MLRMLAGLPVLGRVWLYSLLVGAYSGLAVWKEHSPLRDRWDQPAQIHEVFGLILGLFLVFWTNRAYERWWEARTLWGQLVNTSRNQAVKLKNLLKLPASDLRQCESILIGFPYALKAHLREGCELKQVPGFADSADNPDHVPIYLVSLLYDRFRKWHQMELITGDELRILDLEATQLLEICGACERIRNTLIANSYRRFIQQLVILHLIALPWGLAQEFGDATVVIVTIAAYFMIGVTVIAHAIEEPFGRDEDDLDLNQLCDKIEGGVREIFARQMPLNSQSS